In Marivirga salinae, a single window of DNA contains:
- a CDS encoding KdsC family phosphatase, with amino-acid sequence MLPKLILTDIDGVWTDGGMYYDQSGNEWKKFNTSDSAGVLFARKLNIEIGIITGEDTQIVQRRADKLKIKHLFMGISDKLPVAQKLCDELGISLEEVAYIGDDIGDLQLLKAAGISSAPGNAPDYIQKHVDYVTTKKGGEGSFREFVEWIISKEMDIEDLL; translated from the coding sequence ATGCTACCGAAATTAATACTAACAGACATAGACGGAGTATGGACCGATGGCGGGATGTACTACGACCAGTCAGGCAACGAATGGAAAAAATTCAATACTTCCGATTCGGCAGGCGTACTTTTCGCCCGCAAGCTTAATATTGAAATCGGCATCATCACTGGTGAAGACACCCAAATAGTCCAAAGGCGAGCCGATAAACTCAAAATCAAACATCTTTTCATGGGCATAAGCGATAAATTGCCCGTTGCCCAAAAGCTTTGTGATGAATTAGGAATCAGCTTGGAGGAAGTAGCCTACATAGGAGATGACATAGGAGATCTACAGCTATTAAAAGCGGCAGGAATCTCTTCAGCTCCAGGTAATGCCCCTGATTACATTCAAAAGCATGTGGATTATGTAACCACTAAAAAAGGGGGAGAAGGATCGTTTAGAGAGTTCGTTGAGTGGATTATCTCGAAAGAAATGGATATCGAAGATTTATTATAA